One segment of Ipomoea triloba cultivar NCNSP0323 chromosome 12, ASM357664v1 DNA contains the following:
- the LOC115999437 gene encoding uncharacterized protein LOC115999437 — MIDVPMLSDENHQEWKDVVLLHLGLIEVDFAIQNKEPPPITDDSTEDEKKFHAQWTRSNRLCVYFIKTRIPMSIRGSVDHFDKVEPLFKAIDDQYATSNKASASTLIMKFVGLRLSTVKGTCKHIMQVRDIAAQLKKLGIILPDTFVVHFALNTLPQHYSPFKISYNTHQDN, encoded by the coding sequence atgattgacgtTCCTATGCTAAGCGATGAAAATCACCAAGAGTGGAAAGACGTTGTTCTCCTACACTTAGGGTTGATAGAGGTGGATTTTGCTATTCAAAATAAAGAGCCTCCTCCTATCACTGATGATAGCACTGAGGATGAAAAGAAATTTCACGCACAATGGACCAGGTCCAATCGGTTGTGTGTGTATTTCATTAAGACACGAATTCCAATGAGTATTCGTGGCTCAGTTGACCATTTTGATAAAGTCGAACCCTTGTTCAAAGCTATTGATGACCAATATGCTACATCAAATAAAGCTTCGGCAAGTActctaatcatgaagtttgttgGTCTTCGTCTTTCCACTGTCAAGGGCACGTGCAAACACATCATGCAAGTCAGGGATATTGCAGCGCAATTGAAGAAGTTGGGAATAATTTTACCGGATacctttgttgtgcattttgcaCTTAACACCCTCCCTCAACACTATAGCCCCTTTAAGATTTCCTACAACACACATCAAGACAACTAG